One part of the Candidatus Poribacteria bacterium genome encodes these proteins:
- a CDS encoding Gfo/Idh/MocA family oxidoreductase, producing the protein MTKIGIVGIGFMGMIHYYAVQRITGAEVVAICTRDPKKLAGDWTGIQGNFGPRGGMEDLSNVRTYSEIDDLLADEEVDLVDICLPTHLHKPVSMASLEARKHTLVEKPISISMDDANELVELAEKIGEERKEALESPCFLMVAHVLPFFAEYAYAKRIVEEGKYGELLGAHFKRIISRPSWSREVADIEKSGGPGIDLHIHDTHFIQLLCGVPDAVFSQGKLAGENYVDYLTTQYIYNDKEIAVSCSSGGISQRGRAFSHGFEIYLEKATLLYDFSTLAGEASTAVPLTLLNDEGEVEQVDLGDVDPIDAFVGELQYAIDAIDWESEPTALSGVGARDALLLCYKEAESVRTGQVVAIR; encoded by the coding sequence ATGACAAAAATCGGAATTGTCGGCATCGGATTTATGGGTATGATTCACTACTACGCTGTTCAGCGCATTACGGGTGCCGAAGTGGTTGCTATCTGCACACGAGATCCAAAGAAACTTGCCGGGGATTGGACCGGCATCCAAGGTAATTTTGGACCCCGAGGCGGTATGGAAGATCTCTCAAACGTCCGAACATATAGTGAAATTGATGACCTCCTCGCCGACGAAGAGGTTGATCTTGTTGATATCTGCTTGCCGACACACCTGCACAAACCGGTGAGTATGGCATCCCTTGAAGCCAGAAAACACACCCTCGTCGAAAAACCGATCTCTATCTCCATGGACGATGCCAACGAGCTCGTTGAACTCGCAGAAAAAATAGGTGAGGAGCGGAAGGAAGCACTTGAAAGTCCTTGTTTCCTGATGGTAGCGCATGTACTACCCTTCTTCGCCGAGTACGCGTATGCGAAACGGATCGTTGAAGAGGGAAAATACGGTGAACTCCTGGGGGCGCATTTTAAACGCATTATTTCCAGACCGAGTTGGTCGCGGGAAGTCGCCGATATTGAAAAGAGTGGCGGCCCCGGCATCGACTTACACATTCACGACACCCATTTCATTCAACTCCTCTGTGGTGTCCCCGATGCCGTATTCTCACAAGGCAAACTCGCTGGTGAGAACTATGTGGACTACCTGACAACCCAATACATTTACAACGATAAGGAGATCGCTGTCAGTTGTTCTTCTGGAGGTATCTCGCAACGCGGACGCGCGTTCTCACACGGGTTTGAGATTTACCTTGAAAAAGCCACGCTCCTCTATGACTTCTCAACATTGGCAGGTGAGGCATCTACCGCCGTACCGCTGACACTTTTGAACGACGAAGGTGAGGTCGAGCAAGTTGATTTAGGGGATGTCGATCCGATTGATGCCTTTGTGGGTGAACTTCAATACGCCATTGATGCCATCGATTGGGAAAGCGAACCGACGGCACTCTCTGGTGTTGGGGCGAGAGACGCACTGCTCCTCTGCTATAAAGAGGCGGAATCTGTTAGAACGGGTCAGGTCGTAGCGATTCGTTAA